AATTCACATCATTTCCACTAGTGAATTCACAACGATTGCATGTTAGACGGCGGGCAGATTTTTAACCATAGGAAGTTAATCCTTATTTAATAATAGGTTGCTAGTTGCTTTTGACTAGTATCGCTAGGCAGCCTATCCCGGGAATGTCATGGATTTGATTGATTTAATCTGAAGAACAAAAAGTGGCCAATTTCGTGCAAGGATAGGATTTCACTCGGATAAATAGAGGAAAACTAGAGTGCTGTGATGCGATCGTAAGTTTTTTGAATAATACTGTGAGAAATTGTATTTTCAGGAGGAAGCGGTATTTTCCGATGAATCGGTTAGGGAAGCTCTGAAAAACTACTATGCTCGGTCATGCTGTGTTGAAATCAGACTCAAAATGTTCATTTACACCTAGTAAACTGCGCTTTCTCGCCTGATTTCCCCTTGCCTGACCGTCGCTCGCTACCCTCTTCAGATCTTCCTTTGCGGCTTTTGCGATAGCTTTCCAAAATAGAAACCGGCAAGTATGCCGATTATCCAACCGCTCACGATCAAAATCGGCAGCAAGTGCGAATCGTTGGTATCGCGGAACCGCGTGATCAACAGACCCAGCGGCGCAGCACCAATGGTTATAAAAACGCAGGATAGGGTTGCGTTGCCGCTCCAACGATACAAACCATACGACAAAAGGAAAAAGGGCAAAGTCATGATCAGCTGCATGGGCCAAGAAATACCGCTCCAGAGCAACCCGAACCCCAGAAATGACAATAAAAAGCCTCCTACCAAGGCGAGCAGAATAATGAGCATTTCTTTCCAGTTACTGCGTTGATTCGACTCTGTTTTCATTGCTACTCCTCAGTGAGTTTGTGCTGCCTTGTTCTCTTGCAGTAGTCCGATTCCAAGTACGGCCATGGCAATAGAAACTAAAGGATTCAACAAGTTCAACAACGCATAAGGCGCATAATCCAATGTCGGAATGCCCAAGGTTGCGACATAAAAAGTGCCAGCCGTTGTCCATGGAATAAGCCCCGTGGTCAAAGTGGAACCCTCTTCCACCGAGCGCGACAGTACTGCGCGATCCACTCTTCTCTCCTGATAAGCGCCTTTGAAAAGTTGGCAATTCAGAATAATCGAGATATATGCCTCACCCATTGCGATATTACCGATCAAGCCGGACAAAATGGTGGTGGCGATCAGCATACTCACTCGCCGGATGCGCGCAATGACATGCGCCAGAAGTACTTGCAGAAATCCGGCGTGGTGCATGATGCCACCCAGCGCCAATGCCATAATGGATAGCAGCAGCGTCCATGCCATACTGTAAAGTCCGCCGCGTCCGAGCAAATCGTCGATATTGGCAATTCCCGTAGTACCGGGCGAATTCAGCCACAGCGTATTAATAACATCGATGCTGCTCTTTTCTTGATATAGAACGGCAATCAGCATGGCCAGCACGATACTGCACGTCATGCTGACTTCCGCGTCATAGCGTTTGATACTTAACCCAAACATCAGCAGCAACGGCAACAAAGTTATCCATAGATTCAAGTGGTAAGCGCCCGCCAGGGCTATGCGGATTTCATCGATATGCGCTCTCGGCAAGGCATTGTCGCCATAATGTATTCCCCAGACGACAAAAATCGCCAGGACAATCAGCAAGGTGGGAATAGTGGTGTACAGCATGGAACCGATATGCCGGTACAGACTCGTTCCGGCGCTCATGGCCGCCAAATTGGTGGTGTCGGAAATCGGTGACAATTTATCGCCGAAAGTAGCGCCCGAGACGATCATCCCGGCTACCAGCGGTAGCGGAATACCCATCGCATCACCGATACCGATCAGAACCACACCGATCGTCCCTACCGTACCCCAGGAAGTACCAGTAGCAACCGACATGAAACTGCACAGCAGCAATCCAGCCGCCAGAAAGGCGCCCGGACTGAGCCAATCCAGGCCGTAATACAACAAGCTGGCAATCGTACCGCTCTGCATGAAACTGGCAATGACCATACCAATCAGCAGAAAAATATAAATCGCCGGCAGCGCCTTGATAATTCCATCATCCATCATGCGCCGGATGTCGGTAAAGGAATAACCCAACCAGCGCGCTTGCAGACAAATCCAGATTAATGCCAGAAAGATAACGGCGTGAATACTGACTGCGAATGCAAACATACCCAGCGCAATCAGCAAAAAAACCCCGGAAAAACAAATCGACGCTTGCCATAGAGATGGCGGTCGCTGCGTCGTGTGCAGTTCTTCCACCGATGAA
The nucleotide sequence above comes from Gammaproteobacteria bacterium. Encoded proteins:
- a CDS encoding lysophosphatidic acid receptor, translated to MKTESNQRSNWKEMLIILLALVGGFLLSFLGFGLLWSGISWPMQLIMTLPFFLLSYGLYRWSGNATLSCVFITIGAAPLGLLITRFRDTNDSHLLPILIVSGWIIGILAGFYFGKLSQKPQRKI
- the nhaC gene encoding Na+/H+ antiporter NhaC; this encodes MTDNASSVEELHTTQRPPSLWQASICFSGVFLLIALGMFAFAVSIHAVIFLALIWICLQARWLGYSFTDIRRMMDDGIIKALPAIYIFLLIGMVIASFMQSGTIASLLYYGLDWLSPGAFLAAGLLLCSFMSVATGTSWGTVGTIGVVLIGIGDAMGIPLPLVAGMIVSGATFGDKLSPISDTTNLAAMSAGTSLYRHIGSMLYTTIPTLLIVLAIFVVWGIHYGDNALPRAHIDEIRIALAGAYHLNLWITLLPLLLMFGLSIKRYDAEVSMTCSIVLAMLIAVLYQEKSSIDVINTLWLNSPGTTGIANIDDLLGRGGLYSMAWTLLLSIMALALGGIMHHAGFLQVLLAHVIARIRRVSMLIATTILSGLIGNIAMGEAYISIILNCQLFKGAYQERRVDRAVLSRSVEEGSTLTTGLIPWTTAGTFYVATLGIPTLDYAPYALLNLLNPLVSIAMAVLGIGLLQENKAAQTH